One genomic region from Melioribacteraceae bacterium encodes:
- a CDS encoding glycoside hydrolase family 28 protein, whose protein sequence is MKFYSDYLKYLLFILLIANMIPQQQISAQTKSSHDFGNVFNIMDYGAVCDGKTKITDNIKNAVDAASDKGGGTIYFPAGEYLTGPIHFKDNITIYLEAGAILNFTDDYDDYLPFVKTRWEETVCMNFSPQFYGYRVNNVAIRGRGTINGHGKKWWDEVAIYRNAAKKGENVELGKYQKLTQQLNVETKKPDTDNWTKIFFLRPPMFQVFEGNNILIEGVTIMNPPFWTLNPAFCENVTITGITINNPPESPNTDGINPSSCSYVHISNSHLSVGDDCITIKSGRDEDGRDWGKACQNITITNCTMLEGHGGVVIGSEMSGDVRKVTISNCVFDGTERGIRLKTMRGRGGIVEEIRVDGIVMKNIQREAIHINMEYKKSDAEPVSEKTPKFRNIHFSNITATDVKEAGNLLGIDEMWIEDVTFNDVNIHAETGFNVNKARNIEFHNVTVNVKKGPVIRADKVENLELEGIKTLKPANGQSLIDLKNVNNAYIYNCNPLPGTDKFLSVDGKDSKYIVVGSNNLIHVKTPITEGKELQKGSVIK, encoded by the coding sequence ATGAAGTTTTATTCAGATTATTTAAAATATCTATTATTCATTCTGTTGATTGCTAATATGATTCCGCAACAGCAGATCAGCGCACAGACAAAATCTTCTCATGATTTCGGCAATGTATTCAACATTATGGATTACGGTGCTGTATGCGACGGCAAAACTAAAATAACTGATAATATTAAAAATGCCGTTGATGCGGCTTCAGATAAAGGAGGCGGTACAATTTATTTCCCGGCCGGAGAATATTTAACAGGCCCGATCCACTTTAAGGATAACATAACTATCTATTTGGAAGCCGGTGCAATTTTAAATTTCACGGATGATTACGACGATTATCTCCCGTTTGTTAAAACCCGCTGGGAGGAAACTGTTTGTATGAATTTTTCGCCGCAATTTTATGGATACAGAGTGAATAATGTTGCAATCCGGGGTCGTGGAACTATTAATGGTCATGGAAAAAAGTGGTGGGATGAAGTTGCAATATACCGCAATGCAGCAAAAAAAGGAGAAAATGTTGAACTCGGTAAATATCAAAAACTGACTCAGCAATTGAATGTTGAAACGAAAAAACCCGATACGGATAACTGGACCAAAATCTTCTTCCTTAGACCTCCTATGTTTCAGGTTTTCGAGGGTAATAATATTCTTATTGAAGGCGTAACAATAATGAATCCTCCTTTCTGGACCCTTAACCCTGCATTTTGCGAAAATGTAACAATAACTGGTATTACAATTAATAATCCGCCGGAATCACCTAATACCGACGGAATCAATCCTTCCTCATGCAGCTATGTCCATATCTCAAATAGTCATCTTAGTGTAGGGGATGATTGCATCACTATTAAATCAGGTCGTGACGAAGACGGACGCGATTGGGGTAAAGCCTGCCAGAATATTACTATTACAAATTGTACAATGCTTGAAGGTCACGGCGGGGTTGTCATCGGAAGCGAAATGTCGGGTGATGTAAGAAAGGTTACAATATCCAATTGTGTTTTTGACGGAACTGAAAGAGGTATAAGACTAAAGACTATGAGGGGAAGAGGCGGCATTGTAGAAGAAATTCGTGTTGATGGAATTGTTATGAAAAATATTCAGCGCGAAGCAATTCATATTAATATGGAATATAAAAAGTCGGATGCCGAACCTGTTTCGGAAAAAACCCCGAAGTTTAGAAATATTCATTTCAGCAATATTACCGCTACGGATGTAAAAGAAGCTGGTAACCTTTTAGGTATCGATGAAATGTGGATTGAAGATGTTACTTTTAACGATGTCAATATCCATGCAGAAACCGGTTTTAATGTTAACAAGGCAAGAAATATAGAATTCCATAATGTAACAGTTAATGTAAAGAAGGGTCCCGTCATCAGGGCTGATAAAGTTGAGAATCTTGAACTCGAAGGAATAAAAACTCTGAAACCTGCTAATGGTCAATCGCTGATTGATCTTAAAAACGTCAACAATGCATATATCTACAACTGCAATCCGCTTCCCGGCACAGACAAATTTCTTTCGGTTGATGGTAAAGATTCAAAATATATCGTTGTTGGAAGCAACAATTTAATTCACGTTAAAACACCGATTACAGAAGGCAAGGAATTGCAGAAAGGTTCGGTAATCAAATAA
- a CDS encoding DUF4861 family protein produces MIKKSMLVIIAFIFAVSNVYPKDKIVVTLRNTLSYDRYLMPVEINRDRLGFNDGQTVKSIKVLKNGVEWSVPFQLDDINEDGKWDQLFTQVDIGAKKTLDLNIELGPDSDKAPSFVKTVNAIIDRQPREPWVVTKPTWESELMSYCTYGAAQLDVIGKTVSRLTLEYFYGKEPHSQHIYSDEYGHDFLLTANSMALHSIFIQDQNGKIERPWTTNGYAITKKISRDAKYETKILSNGPLRAIVKTVVTDWQTDSGNYEFEIIYSIASKKRYTSIEFRLTKYPGKAGDIRIGAGMRQIYEDYFYSFKPEYLTAIARDVTESGILNRQIGRAIITAKKYKTDEIRIPNDASLKDTPNNGPNYGLLFPKGQLELKYASVGAWDKDGGVVDSRQWTAYLNEVSDEVGIPLEIKSIK; encoded by the coding sequence ATGATTAAAAAAAGCATGCTTGTGATTATTGCATTCATCTTTGCAGTAAGTAATGTATATCCGAAAGATAAAATAGTTGTTACACTCCGGAATACTCTTTCTTATGATAGATATTTAATGCCTGTCGAAATTAATAGAGATAGATTGGGTTTTAATGACGGTCAGACAGTTAAGTCAATTAAAGTTTTGAAAAACGGAGTTGAGTGGTCTGTGCCGTTTCAGCTAGACGATATAAATGAGGATGGTAAGTGGGATCAATTATTTACTCAGGTCGATATCGGAGCGAAGAAAACTCTGGATTTAAATATTGAACTCGGCCCTGATTCGGATAAAGCTCCTTCATTCGTTAAAACGGTTAATGCAATAATTGACAGACAGCCTCGGGAACCATGGGTGGTTACTAAACCAACCTGGGAATCAGAACTTATGTCTTACTGTACCTACGGAGCTGCTCAGCTGGATGTGATCGGTAAAACGGTCAGCCGTTTAACGCTTGAATATTTCTACGGAAAGGAACCTCATTCGCAGCATATTTACTCGGATGAATACGGACACGATTTTTTATTGACTGCAAATTCGATGGCTCTCCATTCTATATTTATTCAGGATCAAAATGGAAAAATAGAAAGACCTTGGACAACCAATGGCTATGCAATAACAAAAAAAATATCTCGCGATGCAAAATATGAAACAAAGATTCTTAGTAATGGTCCGTTGCGAGCGATTGTAAAAACTGTTGTTACCGACTGGCAGACAGATTCGGGCAATTACGAATTTGAAATTATTTATTCGATAGCTTCCAAGAAAAGGTATACTTCAATTGAGTTCAGACTTACTAAATATCCAGGCAAAGCAGGTGATATCAGAATCGGTGCAGGTATGCGCCAGATATACGAAGACTACTTTTACAGCTTTAAACCGGAATACCTAACAGCAATTGCACGTGATGTAACAGAATCCGGAATACTAAACAGGCAGATCGGACGCGCAATCATAACGGCAAAAAAATACAAGACGGATGAGATCCGTATTCCGAACGATGCTTCACTCAAAGACACTCCTAATAACGGACCGAATTACGGTCTATTATTTCCGAAAGGTCAGCTTGAGCTTAAATATGCAAGCGTTGGTGCATGGGATAAGGACGGCGGAGTTGTAGACTCCCGGCAGTGGACAGCCTACCTTAATGAAGTATCGGATGAGGTTGGAATTCCTCTCGAAATTAAAAGTATTAAATAA
- a CDS encoding glycoside hydrolase family 2 TIM barrel-domain containing protein: MKLALYSALRTYYKSSRNLNRSSGKISSGLKSILLLALFTTSSAAIAQTLVGQNKDAYKPSGYIPLDKEKTWQKDLNGEWKFMLNGPENEFFNTQFDVSDWSDIKVPANWELQGFEEPIYKEPREGVGLYRREFTIPDEWNNRKIFIRFEGVLYGFEFWINGSIAGRFESPFNRSEFDITDLIKRTDRNVLAVKVYRRYKGWQFDTHDAWALSGIYRDVLLFSVGEKYLKDLTIITNVNSDLSAAEINCKVKIDCPESVSANLKIAGSLSDPLGRLIKKFESPIESGKNSQSGASISLNVQNPLLWNAETPNLYSLKLSLVEGGDTLHTVIRKTGIRQLSIDGDVLKLNNASIKLRGVNHHDIHPDAGRALRYEQYREDIELMKQANINAVRTSHYPPHPVFLDLCDEYGIYVICEVPFGFGDKNLYDPSYADILLCRAEATVARDKNHPSVLIWSVGNENPITPIVVQTADRVKQLDPSRYRLLPGAQINEKKSPMKGENLTEFAEKTKFILHLPESVEILAPHYPYVREVPGRDRVVNLIDLATDKSITRPVICTEYNHSLGSAFEGLAERWNVIEKYERLAGAFIWLWADQGLKRKIGGRKILTDPLDRLNANENGSDICADVWLDSVTVLDSHGGFGTDGIVFADRFPQVDYWITRKVYSPVVMPENKFTVHSGKQSVDLEVINRYDFTNLNRLDCAWDLLSNGNIIQSGNLIISAPPHGKGKIIFDINLNDELINSENIIRITFTDFNGRNIYERSVRLIPESGETDFRKIVTAGMTPVKLKSLYDGNIISEYQLGNFVLKVHGAKGRIELLKKGSEKTLLEGPFVRVSRTPEMSELRNYPRYNIKFWETALLSDAIVKECKLSEESEGSVVISMKLDFKSLDKDRNNQSILVDMILVVSPSGFIDLDYTLSPLNANSNFLNLGLAFRLMKKMNEMTWIGDGPYNSYPGQTDAAEYGIWNIKPKSITDPRSRYYDGNRTNVGLAYITGDAGSEICFLNNGHTASLEAGSGGQIFSQILLSAGKGNKTGGMLTLLLVEADKIQKVKGRLTIIPVEADKRPEFIEKLNVFDWK; the protein is encoded by the coding sequence ATGAAATTGGCTTTATATTCTGCACTGCGGACTTATTATAAATCATCAAGGAATTTGAACAGGAGCTCGGGCAAAATATCGTCCGGATTGAAATCCATTCTTTTACTGGCTCTGTTTACTACTTCTTCAGCTGCAATTGCTCAGACTTTAGTCGGACAAAATAAGGATGCTTATAAACCATCCGGTTACATACCTCTTGATAAAGAAAAAACCTGGCAGAAGGATTTAAACGGAGAATGGAAATTCATGCTGAATGGTCCGGAAAATGAATTTTTCAATACGCAATTTGATGTATCAGATTGGTCTGATATTAAAGTTCCGGCCAACTGGGAGCTGCAGGGATTTGAAGAACCTATTTATAAAGAACCACGCGAAGGTGTCGGATTGTACCGTCGCGAATTCACTATTCCGGACGAATGGAATAACAGAAAAATATTTATACGTTTTGAAGGAGTTCTTTACGGATTTGAGTTCTGGATAAACGGTAGTATTGCAGGAAGGTTTGAAAGTCCGTTTAACAGAAGTGAATTTGATATTACAGATTTGATTAAACGGACAGACCGCAACGTTCTCGCTGTGAAGGTTTACAGACGGTATAAAGGCTGGCAGTTCGATACTCATGATGCATGGGCTCTCTCAGGAATCTACCGCGATGTTCTTCTTTTCTCGGTTGGAGAAAAATATCTTAAGGATCTTACAATTATCACGAATGTGAATTCTGATCTTTCTGCTGCCGAAATTAATTGTAAAGTAAAAATTGATTGTCCGGAATCAGTTTCGGCAAATCTGAAAATAGCCGGAAGTCTTTCTGATCCCTTAGGCAGATTAATAAAAAAATTCGAATCCCCAATTGAAAGCGGGAAAAACTCTCAATCAGGTGCTTCTATTTCGCTGAATGTCCAAAATCCTCTTTTATGGAATGCCGAGACTCCGAATCTCTATTCACTGAAACTGAGTCTGGTCGAAGGCGGCGATACATTACACACAGTCATTCGTAAAACGGGCATCAGGCAGCTGAGTATTGACGGCGATGTGCTGAAACTGAATAATGCTTCAATAAAATTAAGAGGCGTGAATCATCACGATATTCATCCTGATGCTGGCCGCGCTTTGCGCTATGAACAATACCGTGAAGATATTGAATTGATGAAACAGGCAAATATCAATGCTGTCCGCACATCCCACTATCCGCCCCATCCTGTCTTTCTTGATCTTTGCGATGAATACGGAATATATGTTATATGCGAAGTTCCGTTCGGTTTCGGCGATAAGAATCTATATGATCCATCCTATGCCGATATTTTATTGTGTAGAGCGGAGGCAACAGTTGCCAGAGATAAAAATCATCCATCGGTTCTCATTTGGAGCGTTGGAAATGAAAATCCGATTACTCCTATAGTAGTTCAGACCGCGGACCGCGTTAAACAACTCGATCCGTCAAGATACAGACTTCTGCCGGGAGCTCAGATAAACGAAAAAAAATCTCCGATGAAAGGAGAAAACCTGACTGAGTTTGCCGAGAAAACAAAATTTATTCTTCACCTTCCTGAAAGCGTTGAAATTCTTGCACCTCATTATCCATACGTAAGAGAAGTTCCCGGTAGAGATCGCGTCGTAAATCTGATTGATCTTGCAACCGACAAGAGTATTACCAGGCCGGTAATCTGCACTGAATATAATCATTCGCTCGGCTCTGCATTTGAAGGTCTTGCGGAAAGATGGAACGTGATTGAGAAATACGAAAGGCTTGCCGGAGCCTTCATCTGGCTGTGGGCAGATCAGGGACTTAAAAGAAAAATCGGCGGGAGAAAAATTCTGACAGATCCGTTGGACAGACTGAACGCAAATGAAAACGGTTCCGATATATGTGCTGACGTATGGCTCGACAGTGTTACGGTACTTGACAGTCACGGCGGTTTTGGAACAGATGGTATCGTTTTTGCCGACCGTTTCCCGCAGGTTGATTACTGGATTACGAGGAAAGTTTATTCACCCGTCGTTATGCCGGAGAATAAATTTACAGTTCATTCGGGAAAACAGAGTGTCGATCTTGAAGTTATTAACCGCTACGATTTCACCAATCTTAATAGACTCGACTGCGCTTGGGACTTACTCAGTAACGGAAATATAATTCAATCCGGCAATCTTATAATCTCTGCACCACCGCACGGAAAAGGTAAAATCATCTTTGATATCAATCTCAATGACGAATTAATTAATTCCGAAAATATAATCAGAATCACTTTCACGGATTTCAACGGACGCAATATTTACGAACGATCAGTAAGACTTATTCCGGAATCAGGTGAAACAGACTTCAGAAAAATTGTAACAGCAGGAATGACACCGGTAAAGCTGAAATCTCTTTATGATGGAAATATAATATCAGAATATCAGTTAGGGAATTTCGTACTGAAGGTTCATGGTGCAAAAGGAAGGATTGAGTTGCTTAAAAAAGGTTCAGAAAAAACTCTGCTCGAAGGTCCGTTTGTTCGAGTAAGCCGCACTCCCGAAATGTCCGAGCTAAGGAATTATCCCCGCTACAATATTAAATTCTGGGAAACGGCATTGCTTTCTGACGCTATAGTAAAGGAATGTAAACTGTCAGAGGAATCTGAAGGTAGTGTTGTTATCAGTATGAAATTGGATTTTAAAAGCCTGGATAAAGACAGGAATAATCAATCTATTCTTGTCGATATGATTCTCGTGGTTTCCCCAAGTGGATTTATAGATCTGGATTATACACTATCTCCACTAAATGCCAATAGCAATTTCCTAAATCTCGGTCTCGCATTTAGGTTAATGAAAAAAATGAATGAAATGACATGGATTGGAGACGGCCCTTATAATTCCTATCCCGGTCAGACAGACGCTGCCGAATACGGAATCTGGAATATTAAACCAAAATCTATTACGGATCCGCGAAGTAGATATTACGATGGTAACAGAACAAATGTCGGACTTGCATACATAACAGGTGATGCTGGTAGTGAAATCTGTTTTCTGAATAACGGTCACACTGCATCTCTCGAAGCAGGCAGCGGCGGACAAATTTTTTCGCAAATACTTCTTTCGGCGGGTAAGGGAAATAAAACCGGGGGCATGCTAACTCTTCTTCTCGTTGAAGCTGATAAAATTCAAAAAGTAAAAGGCAGACTTACAATTATTCCTGTTGAAGCGGACAAGCGTCCGGAGTTTATAGAAAAACTAAATGTGTTCGATTGGAAATAA